One part of the Arabidopsis thaliana chromosome 4, partial sequence genome encodes these proteins:
- a CDS encoding Protein kinase superfamily protein (Protein kinase superfamily protein; FUNCTIONS IN: protein serine/threonine kinase activity, protein kinase activity, kinase activity, ATP binding; INVOLVED IN: protein amino acid phosphorylation; LOCATED IN: cellular_component unknown; EXPRESSED IN: male gametophyte, pollen tube; EXPRESSED DURING: M germinated pollen stage; CONTAINS InterPro DOMAIN/s: Protein kinase, ATP binding site (InterPro:IPR017441), Protein kinase, catalytic domain (InterPro:IPR000719), Serine/threonine-protein kinase-like domain (InterPro:IPR017442), Protein kinase-like domain (InterPro:IPR011009), Serine/threonine-protein kinase, active site (InterPro:IPR008271); BEST Arabidopsis thaliana protein match is: Protein kinase superfamily protein (TAIR:AT3G24790.1); Has 115847 Blast hits to 114617 proteins in 4231 species: Archae - 103; Bacteria - 13752; Metazoa - 42167; Fungi - 9708; Plants - 32895; Viruses - 382; Other Eukaryotes - 16840 (source: NCBI BLink).) has product MSCFLGPSTNNKSRENEGSSMAAPYEQQNLPRNDRRQITTWEAVGTNKESPKNIKAKSFKFRELATATNSFRQEFLIGEGGFGRVYKGKMEKTGQVVAVKQLDRNGLQGNREFLVEIFRLSLLHHPNLANLIGYCLDGDQRLLVHEFMPLGSLEDHLLDVVVGQQPLDWNSRIRIALGAAKGLEYLHEKANPPVIYRDFKSSNILLNVDFDAKLSDFGLAKLGSVGDTQNVSSRVVGTYGYCAPEYHKTGQLTVKSDVYSFGVVLLELITGKRVIDTTRPCHEQNLVTWAQPIFREPNRFPELADPLLQGEFPEKSLNQAVAIAAMCLQEEPIVRPLISDVVTALSFMSTETGSPSGLTGTALNPLSPKTVEDQGWLQCESPRDVYSLL; this is encoded by the exons ATGAGTTGTTTCTTGGGTCCATcgacaaacaacaaaagtagGGAGAATGAAGGCTCATCTATGGCTGCTCCTTATGAACAACAAAACCTACCAC GGAATGATCGTAGGCAGATAACAACATGGGAAGCGGTGGGAACGAACAAAGAATCACCGAAAAATATCAAGGCAAAGAGTTTCAAATTTCGTGAATTAGCAACCGCTACAAATAGTTTCAGGCAAGAGTTCTTGATCGGAGAAGGAGGGTTTGGGAGGGTTTACAAAGGAAAGATGGAGAAGACAGGACAG GTGGTAGCTGTGAAGCAACTTGACCGTAATGGATTACAAGGGAATAGAGAGTTTCTGGTAGAGATCTTCAGGTtaagtcttcttcatcatcccaACCTTGCCAATCTCATTGGATATTGCCTTGATGGAGACCAGAGACTTCTTGTTCACGAGTTCATGCCTCTTGGTTCCCTTGAAGATCATCTCCTAG ATGTTGTAGTAGGACAACAACCATTGGATTGGAACTCTCGGATAAGGATTGCCTTAGGAGCCGCAAAAGGGCTCGAATATCTCCACGAAAAGGCAAACCCTCCGGTGATATATCGAGATTTCAAATCGTCAAATATATTGCTTAATGTAGATTTTGATGCAAAACTATCAGATTTTGGTTTGGCAAAACTTGGTTCGGTTGGGGACACACAAAATGTATCTTCCCGAGTAGTGGGAACTTATGGTTATTGCGCTCCTGAGTATCACAAAACCGGTCAGCTGACGGTTAAATCTGATGTATATAGTTTTGGGGTTGTGTTGTTGGAACTCATAACCGGTAAGCGAGTTATCGACACAACGAGACCATGTCATGAACAAAATCTGGTTACTTGG GCACAACCGATTTTCAGAGAACCAAATAGATTCCCCGAGCTAGCGGATCCACTTCTTCAAGGGGAGTTCCCGGAAAAAAGTTTGAACCAAGCTGTAGCAATAGCGGCAATGTGTCTACAAGAAGAACCAATAGTTCGACCTTTAATCAGTGATGTTGTCACCGCCTTAAGTTTTATGAGTACAGAAACCGGTTCACCTTCCGGTCTAACGGGAACCGCTCTTAACCCTTTATCTCCTAAGACCGTGGAGGACCAGGGCTGGCTTCAATGTGAGTCTCCAAGAGATGTGTACTCGTTACTATAA
- a CDS encoding Protein kinase superfamily protein translates to MSCFLGPSTNNKSRENEGSSMAAPYEQQNLPRNDRRQITTWEAVGTNKESPKNIKAKSFKFRELATATNSFRQEFLIGEGGFGRVYKGKMEKTGQVVAVKQLDRNGLQGNREFLVEIFRLSLLHHPNLANLIGYCLDGDQRLLVHEFMPLGSLEDHLLDVVVGQQPLDWNSRIRIALGAAKGLEYLHEKANPPVIYRDFKSSNILLNVDFDAKLSDFGLAKLGSVGDTQNVSSRVVGTYGYCAPEYHKTGQLTVKSDVYSFGVVLLELITGKRVIDTTRPCHEQNLVTWVSTIFNF, encoded by the exons ATGAGTTGTTTCTTGGGTCCATcgacaaacaacaaaagtagGGAGAATGAAGGCTCATCTATGGCTGCTCCTTATGAACAACAAAACCTACCAC GGAATGATCGTAGGCAGATAACAACATGGGAAGCGGTGGGAACGAACAAAGAATCACCGAAAAATATCAAGGCAAAGAGTTTCAAATTTCGTGAATTAGCAACCGCTACAAATAGTTTCAGGCAAGAGTTCTTGATCGGAGAAGGAGGGTTTGGGAGGGTTTACAAAGGAAAGATGGAGAAGACAGGACAG GTGGTAGCTGTGAAGCAACTTGACCGTAATGGATTACAAGGGAATAGAGAGTTTCTGGTAGAGATCTTCAGGTtaagtcttcttcatcatcccaACCTTGCCAATCTCATTGGATATTGCCTTGATGGAGACCAGAGACTTCTTGTTCACGAGTTCATGCCTCTTGGTTCCCTTGAAGATCATCTCCTAG ATGTTGTAGTAGGACAACAACCATTGGATTGGAACTCTCGGATAAGGATTGCCTTAGGAGCCGCAAAAGGGCTCGAATATCTCCACGAAAAGGCAAACCCTCCGGTGATATATCGAGATTTCAAATCGTCAAATATATTGCTTAATGTAGATTTTGATGCAAAACTATCAGATTTTGGTTTGGCAAAACTTGGTTCGGTTGGGGACACACAAAATGTATCTTCCCGAGTAGTGGGAACTTATGGTTATTGCGCTCCTGAGTATCACAAAACCGGTCAGCTGACGGTTAAATCTGATGTATATAGTTTTGGGGTTGTGTTGTTGGAACTCATAACCGGTAAGCGAGTTATCGACACAACGAGACCATGTCATGAACAAAATCTGGTTACTTGGGTAAGTACCATCTTTAActtttaa
- the CLE44 gene encoding CLAVATA3/ESR-RELATED 44 (CLAVATA3/ESR-RELATED 44 (CLE44); BEST Arabidopsis thaliana protein match is: CLAVATA3/ESR-RELATED 41 (TAIR:AT3G24770.1); Has 30201 Blast hits to 17322 proteins in 780 species: Archae - 12; Bacteria - 1396; Metazoa - 17338; Fungi - 3422; Plants - 5037; Viruses - 0; Other Eukaryotes - 2996 (source: NCBI BLink).): protein MATTIDQTSIKSLHFHQVIRLIITIIFLAFLFLIGPTSSMNHHLHESSSKNTMAPSKRFLLQPSTPSSSTMKMRPTAHPRRSGTSSSSARKRRREFRAEAHEVPSGPNPISN from the coding sequence ATGGCAACTACAATTGATCAAACCAGCATCAAGTCATTGCATTTCCATCAAGTCATCCGTTTGATCATCACAATCATCTTCTTAGCTTTCTTATTTCTCATTGGCCCTACAAGTTCCATGAATCATCACCTTCATGAATCCTCATCTAAGAACACTATGGCTCCTTCCAAGAGGTTCCTTCTACAACCTTCCACTCCATCTTCATCTACTATGAAAATGCGTCCAACAGCTCACCCTAGACGCAGTggcacttcttcttcttcggcgaggaagaggaggagagagttCAGAGCTGAAGCTCATGAGGTTCCAAGTGGTCCAAACCCTATCTCCAACTAG
- a CDS encoding uncharacterized protein (unknown protein; FUNCTIONS IN: molecular_function unknown; INVOLVED IN: biological_process unknown; LOCATED IN: thylakoid, chloroplast thylakoid membrane, chloroplast, plastoglobule; EXPRESSED IN: 22 plant structures; EXPRESSED DURING: 13 growth stages; Has 97 Blast hits to 97 proteins in 46 species: Archae - 0; Bacteria - 65; Metazoa - 2; Fungi - 0; Plants - 28; Viruses - 0; Other Eukaryotes - 2 (source: NCBI BLink).), with the protein MSSFTIPSPSSFSLSNSYNQTSPHSFTLRNSRSNFEFHRLRLDVESRRRSTSLRSNCSTKGTDSGENENKSVLDAFFLGKALAEVINERIESTVGEVLSTIGKFQAEQQKQVQEIQEEVLERAKKAKERAARETMEEQGLVASKPVAITRNPDAVVVASVTSTSTVESKTIMVDVEESSSSSDED; encoded by the exons atgagtaGCTTCACGATTCCATCTCCttcctccttctctctttccaaTTCATATAATCAAACCTCTCCTCATTCCTTCACTCTCCGCAATTCTCGTTCCAATTTTGAGTTCCACCGGTTACGATTAGATGTGGAGTCTCGAAGAAGAAGCACTTCTTTACGGTCCAATTGCTCCACCAAAGGTACAGATTCAG GTGAAAATGAGAACAAAAGTGTGTTAGATGCTTTCTTTTTGGGGAAAGCATTAGCTGAGGTTATCAATGAGAGAATTGAGTCTACTGTTGGAGAAGTGTTGAGTACTATTGGAAAGTTTCAAGCTGAGCAACAGAAACAAGTTCAAGAGATTCAG GAAGAGGTTCTTGAAAGAGCTAAGAAAGCTAAGGAAAGAGCAGCTCGAGAAACTATGGAGGAACAAGGACTTGTTGCTTCCAAACCAGTAGCCATTACTCGAAATCCGgatgctgttgttgttgcctCTGTAACTTCTACATCGACCGTTGAGAGCAAGACTATAATGGTTGATGTAGAGGAAAGCTCGAGTTCCAGTGATGAAGACTGA
- a CDS encoding Pectin lyase-like superfamily protein (Pectin lyase-like superfamily protein; FUNCTIONS IN: lyase activity, pectate lyase activity; INVOLVED IN: biological_process unknown; LOCATED IN: endomembrane system; EXPRESSED IN: 21 plant structures; EXPRESSED DURING: 12 growth stages; CONTAINS InterPro DOMAIN/s: Pectin lyase fold/virulence factor (InterPro:IPR011050), AmbAllergen (InterPro:IPR018082), Pectate lyase/Amb allergen (InterPro:IPR002022), Pectin lyase fold (InterPro:IPR012334); BEST Arabidopsis thaliana protein match is: Pectin lyase-like superfamily protein (TAIR:AT3G24670.1).), with protein MVVARTLFSISATLIIFLALFLHVNAVQETREPKHESSRNTSTVDNLSDGEWHEHAVKDPEEIAAMVDMSIRNSTYRRKLGFFSSCSTGNPIDDCWRCDKKWHRRRKRLADCAIGFGRNAVGGRDGRYYIVTDPSDHDPVTPKPGTLRYAVIQDEPLWIVFKRDMVITLSQELIMNSFKTIDGRGVNVHIAGGACLTVQYVTNIIIHGINIHDCKRTGNAMVRSSESHYGWRTMADGDGISIFGSSHIWIDHNSLSSCADGLIDAIMGSTAITISNNYLTHHNEAILLGHTDSYTRDKMMQVTIAYNHFGEGLIQRMPRCRHGYFHVVNNDYTHWEMYAIGGSANPTINSQGNRFLAPGNRFAKEVTKRVGAGKGEWNNWNWRSQGDLMLNGAYFTSSGAGASANYARASSLAAKSSSLVGMLTSSSGALKCRIGTLC; from the exons ATGGTGGTCGCTAGAACATTGTTCTCAATCTCAGCAACTCTAATCATTTTTCTAGCACTCTTTCTCCATGTAAATGC AGTTCAAGAAACAAGGGAACCGAAACATGAGAGCTCAAGAAATACATCAACGGTAGATAA TTTATCAGACGGTGAATGGCATGAACACGCCGTTAAAGACCCAGAAGAAATAGCAGCAATGGTCGATAT GAGCATACGTAACAGTACGTATCGTAGAAAGCTAGGGTTCTTCTCCTCATGCTCAACAGGAAACCCAATAGATGATTGTTGGCGATGCGATAAAAAATGGCATCGCCGAAGAAAGCGATTAGCGGATTGCGCGATCGGTTTCGGACGTAACGCAGTCGGAGGCCGTGATGGACGTTACTACATTGTTACTGATCCATCTGATCATGATCCGGTTACACCAAAACCCGGTACACTCCGGTACGCTGTTATACAAGACGAACCGCTATGGATCGTCTTTAAACGTGACATGGTCATTACTTTAAGCCAAGAACTAATCATGAATAGCTTCAAAACTATCGATGGTCGTGGTGTCAACGTGCATATAGCTGGTGGTGCATGTCTCACGGTTCAGTACGTTACGAATATTATCATCCATGGGATAAATATTCATGATTGTAAGCGAACTGGTAACGCTATGGTTAGGAGTTCGGAGAGTCATTATGGTTGGAGAACGATGGCGGATGGTGATGGTATTTCGATTTTTggatctagtcatatttggaTTGATCATAATTCTCTTTCGAGTTGTGCTGATGGATTGATAGACGCAATTATGGGATCTACTGCTATTACCATCTCTAATAATTATCTCACTCACCACAACGAg GCTATTTTGTTGGGGCATACCGATTCATACACCAGAGACAAAATGATGCAAGTAACCATTGCATACAACCATTTTGGAGAAGGTCTTATACAGAGAATGCCAAG GTGCAGGCATGGATACTTTCACGTAGTAAACAATGATTACACTCACTGGGAAATGTATGCAATTGGTGGAAGTGCTAACCCTACCATCAATAGTCAAGGAAACCGGTTCCTTGCCCCGGGAAACCGTTTCGCCAAGGAG GTGACGAAACGGGTAGGTGCAGGGAAAGGAGAATGGAACAATTGGAATTGGAGATCCCAAGGAGACTTAATGCTAAATGGTGCCTACTTTACTTCATCTGGAGCTGGAGCTTCTGCAAATTACGCCAGAGCCTCTAGTTTGGCTGCTAAATCATCTTCCCTTGTAGGTATGCTTACCTCTAGCTCGGGTGCTTTGAAATGCAGGATCGGTACactttgttaa
- a CDS encoding Pectin lyase-like superfamily protein (Pectin lyase-like superfamily protein; CONTAINS InterPro DOMAIN/s: Pectin lyase fold/virulence factor (InterPro:IPR011050), AmbAllergen (InterPro:IPR018082), Pectate lyase/Amb allergen (InterPro:IPR002022), Pectin lyase fold (InterPro:IPR012334); BEST Arabidopsis thaliana protein match is: Pectin lyase-like superfamily protein (TAIR:AT3G24670.1); Has 1682 Blast hits to 1675 proteins in 267 species: Archae - 0; Bacteria - 739; Metazoa - 0; Fungi - 216; Plants - 719; Viruses - 0; Other Eukaryotes - 8 (source: NCBI BLink).) encodes MRAQEIHQRLSDGEWHEHAVKDPEEIAAMVDMSIRNSTYRRKLGFFSSCSTGNPIDDCWRCDKKWHRRRKRLADCAIGFGRNAVGGRDGRYYIVTDPSDHDPVTPKPGTLRYAVIQDEPLWIVFKRDMVITLSQELIMNSFKTIDGRGVNVHIAGGACLTVQYVTNIIIHGINIHDCKRTGNAMVRSSESHYGWRTMADGDGISIFGSSHIWIDHNSLSSCADGLIDAIMGSTAITISNNYLTHHNEAILLGHTDSYTRDKMMQVTIAYNHFGEGLIQRMPRCRHGYFHVVNNDYTHWEMYAIGGSANPTINSQGNRFLAPGNRFAKEVTKRVGAGKGEWNNWNWRSQGDLMLNGAYFTSSGAGASANYARASSLAAKSSSLVGMLTSSSGALKCRIGTLC; translated from the exons ATGAGAGCTCAAGAAATACATCAACG TTTATCAGACGGTGAATGGCATGAACACGCCGTTAAAGACCCAGAAGAAATAGCAGCAATGGTCGATAT GAGCATACGTAACAGTACGTATCGTAGAAAGCTAGGGTTCTTCTCCTCATGCTCAACAGGAAACCCAATAGATGATTGTTGGCGATGCGATAAAAAATGGCATCGCCGAAGAAAGCGATTAGCGGATTGCGCGATCGGTTTCGGACGTAACGCAGTCGGAGGCCGTGATGGACGTTACTACATTGTTACTGATCCATCTGATCATGATCCGGTTACACCAAAACCCGGTACACTCCGGTACGCTGTTATACAAGACGAACCGCTATGGATCGTCTTTAAACGTGACATGGTCATTACTTTAAGCCAAGAACTAATCATGAATAGCTTCAAAACTATCGATGGTCGTGGTGTCAACGTGCATATAGCTGGTGGTGCATGTCTCACGGTTCAGTACGTTACGAATATTATCATCCATGGGATAAATATTCATGATTGTAAGCGAACTGGTAACGCTATGGTTAGGAGTTCGGAGAGTCATTATGGTTGGAGAACGATGGCGGATGGTGATGGTATTTCGATTTTTggatctagtcatatttggaTTGATCATAATTCTCTTTCGAGTTGTGCTGATGGATTGATAGACGCAATTATGGGATCTACTGCTATTACCATCTCTAATAATTATCTCACTCACCACAACGAg GCTATTTTGTTGGGGCATACCGATTCATACACCAGAGACAAAATGATGCAAGTAACCATTGCATACAACCATTTTGGAGAAGGTCTTATACAGAGAATGCCAAG GTGCAGGCATGGATACTTTCACGTAGTAAACAATGATTACACTCACTGGGAAATGTATGCAATTGGTGGAAGTGCTAACCCTACCATCAATAGTCAAGGAAACCGGTTCCTTGCCCCGGGAAACCGTTTCGCCAAGGAG GTGACGAAACGGGTAGGTGCAGGGAAAGGAGAATGGAACAATTGGAATTGGAGATCCCAAGGAGACTTAATGCTAAATGGTGCCTACTTTACTTCATCTGGAGCTGGAGCTTCTGCAAATTACGCCAGAGCCTCTAGTTTGGCTGCTAAATCATCTTCCCTTGTAGGTATGCTTACCTCTAGCTCGGGTGCTTTGAAATGCAGGATCGGTACactttgttaa